In Treponema sp. OMZ 798, the following proteins share a genomic window:
- a CDS encoding M20 family metallo-hydrolase, translated as MSTFKKITDFIESKKEDIIGLEKLLTSIPAMAPESDGDGELKKCEALEKYLKEAGFSNFERFDAPDERVSSKIRPNLIVTIPGKNDRERLWIMSHLDVVPPGDLSKWESDPWTVIEKDGKLIGRGVEDNQQGLVSSVFAALSFIKLGITPEHTIKLLFVADEEVGSQYGIIYLLNNHNLFTKDDLILVPDGGDPKGETIEIAEKTSLWLKVITKGVQTHASMPNTGKNAFVAACDLALRLNDLENHFNKKDDLFSPNYSTFQPTKKEANVPNVNTIPGDDVFYVDCRILPSYDVNEVLKEMQKRASEVEKKYGVTIRLEYDEPEASPATPKDSKIVKVLSSAVKKVKGIETSIIGIGGGTVAACLRAKGFNAVVWSSLDDSCHQPNEYAFIDNIVNDAKVMAALMFGVENI; from the coding sequence ATGAGTACCTTTAAAAAAATTACCGATTTTATTGAATCCAAAAAAGAAGATATTATAGGATTGGAAAAGCTTTTAACTTCGATTCCTGCAATGGCTCCGGAATCCGATGGGGACGGAGAATTAAAAAAATGTGAAGCCCTGGAAAAATACTTAAAAGAGGCAGGGTTTAGCAATTTTGAAAGATTTGATGCCCCCGATGAGAGGGTTTCTTCAAAGATACGCCCCAATTTGATTGTTACCATTCCCGGAAAAAACGATAGGGAAAGGCTCTGGATTATGAGCCATCTGGATGTTGTTCCTCCCGGAGACCTGTCTAAGTGGGAAAGCGACCCTTGGACAGTAATCGAAAAAGACGGAAAGCTCATCGGGCGCGGAGTTGAAGACAACCAGCAGGGCCTTGTTTCTTCGGTTTTTGCAGCCTTGAGTTTTATTAAATTGGGAATCACCCCGGAGCACACGATTAAGCTTTTATTTGTTGCCGATGAAGAAGTCGGCTCGCAATACGGTATTATCTACCTTCTTAACAACCACAATCTTTTTACAAAAGACGATTTGATTCTTGTACCGGACGGAGGAGATCCTAAGGGAGAAACAATAGAAATTGCCGAAAAAACAAGCCTTTGGCTTAAGGTTATCACAAAGGGAGTTCAAACCCATGCCTCAATGCCGAACACGGGTAAGAATGCCTTTGTTGCAGCCTGCGACCTTGCCCTTCGCTTAAACGATCTTGAAAATCACTTTAACAAAAAAGACGATTTATTTTCACCTAATTATTCGACCTTTCAGCCGACTAAAAAAGAAGCCAATGTACCGAATGTAAACACAATTCCGGGAGATGACGTTTTTTATGTGGACTGCCGCATTCTTCCATCGTATGATGTAAATGAGGTCTTAAAAGAAATGCAAAAAAGAGCTTCAGAGGTTGAAAAAAAATACGGTGTTACTATCAGGCTTGAATATGATGAACCGGAAGCCTCTCCTGCAACGCCTAAGGACTCAAAGATTGTAAAAGTTCTTTCATCTGCCGTAAAAAAGGTAAAAGGAATTGAAACTTCTATAATAGGAATAGGAGGCGGAACTGTAGCAGCCTGCCTTAGGGCCAAGGGCTTTAATGCCGTTGTTTGGAGCTCCCTTGATGACAGCTGCCATCAGCCCAACGAGTATGCATTTATAGACAATATAGTAAACGATGCAAAGGTTATGGCAGCCTTGATGTTCGGCGTCGAAAATATTTAA
- a CDS encoding Crp/Fnr family transcriptional regulator, giving the protein MLQLSFLNFRKGSYILIEGKSDTDHFYIIQSGKVQIAKEDEVVVEEGGNVLGPGDFLGVVSCMSGHNQIETAIALTDALLISVPYGQFPHLIEKNTSVAMKIIYSFSKKMRYLDEALTRITLKRNVVTSISHLFTIGEYYLRMSKFDLALYAYYHYLKAQPKGEFADAAQKRVMAIKAMGVKIPMEVLEPPTNQMIRLYDKEHMVFCECQSGAELYIIQKGHVKITKILDNNEVLLAVLKEGDMFGEMALLENKPRSASAIVTEEGCQLLAVNRQNFNQMVSTQPQLIARLTTTFADRIWAMYKQLANTLIKDHVEKMYDMLAIQLEKLRIKPVKGKYHTFNFGPVELANMCGIPKEEVSEAVTRFLKQPIVRCDGSKISITDELELSKQAAYFKKMQEIEKSRINARAKSGGYW; this is encoded by the coding sequence TTGTTACAGCTGTCATTTTTGAATTTTAGAAAAGGCTCATATATTCTCATAGAAGGAAAGTCGGATACCGATCATTTTTATATTATACAAAGCGGAAAAGTGCAGATTGCAAAGGAAGATGAAGTTGTTGTTGAAGAAGGCGGAAACGTTTTGGGGCCGGGCGACTTCTTAGGTGTTGTTTCCTGCATGTCGGGACATAATCAAATTGAAACAGCTATCGCTTTGACTGATGCACTTTTGATTTCAGTTCCATACGGTCAGTTCCCCCATCTAATCGAAAAGAATACTTCTGTTGCTATGAAGATAATTTATTCTTTTTCAAAAAAAATGCGTTATTTGGATGAGGCCTTGACCCGCATTACTCTAAAGCGGAATGTTGTAACCAGTATTTCCCATCTTTTTACTATAGGTGAATATTATTTGAGGATGTCTAAATTTGATTTGGCTCTTTATGCATACTATCACTATTTGAAGGCTCAGCCCAAGGGTGAATTTGCAGATGCAGCCCAAAAAAGGGTTATGGCAATTAAGGCGATGGGGGTTAAGATACCCATGGAAGTCCTTGAACCTCCTACAAACCAAATGATAAGGCTCTACGATAAAGAACATATGGTTTTTTGTGAATGTCAATCCGGGGCGGAATTGTATATTATTCAAAAAGGACATGTAAAAATCACAAAGATTTTGGATAACAATGAAGTTCTGCTGGCCGTTTTAAAAGAAGGCGATATGTTCGGTGAGATGGCCCTTTTGGAAAATAAACCCCGATCTGCAAGTGCTATTGTTACAGAAGAAGGATGTCAGCTTTTAGCGGTAAACCGCCAAAACTTTAACCAAATGGTTTCAACTCAGCCTCAGTTGATTGCCCGTCTTACAACTACTTTCGCCGATAGGATCTGGGCAATGTATAAACAGCTTGCAAACACTCTTATAAAAGACCATGTCGAAAAAATGTACGATATGCTTGCAATTCAATTGGAAAAATTGAGAATTAAACCTGTAAAGGGCAAATACCACACCTTTAATTTCGGTCCCGTTGAATTGGCAAATATGTGCGGCATACCTAAAGAAGAGGTATCTGAAGCTGTTACAAGATTTTTAAAACAGCCCATAGTAAGATGTGACGGCTCAAAAATTTCCATAACGGACGAACTTGAACTTTCAAAGCAGGCTGCTTATTTTAAAAAGATGCAGGAAATTGAAAAATCGCGTATAAATGCCCGTGCAAAAAGCGGCGGATATTGGTAG
- a CDS encoding DUF192 domain-containing protein translates to MIFKKAIIAVLMLCFFSSCDGQDKMETQDIFIEKILSEETNEETKAEDSVKTNIEKINVELAITPAQQQRGFMERKVIPEGTGMIFLYKEDAKLRFWMKNTPHPLSIAFIDSSGLIKEIYDMMPYSLETVESTYSVRYALEVPQGMFKRMNIKEGDKLTQETIYLLKRKIK, encoded by the coding sequence ATGATTTTTAAAAAGGCCATAATAGCGGTTTTGATGCTTTGTTTTTTTTCTTCATGCGACGGACAAGATAAGATGGAGACTCAAGATATCTTTATAGAAAAAATTTTAAGTGAGGAAACTAACGAAGAAACAAAAGCGGAAGATTCAGTTAAAACGAATATCGAAAAAATAAACGTAGAGCTTGCAATTACACCTGCCCAGCAGCAAAGGGGCTTTATGGAGCGGAAGGTAATTCCTGAAGGTACAGGAATGATTTTTTTATACAAAGAAGATGCAAAGCTCAGATTTTGGATGAAGAATACTCCTCACCCTCTTTCAATCGCTTTTATCGACAGCTCAGGGCTGATTAAAGAAATATATGATATGATGCCTTATAGCTTGGAAACGGTTGAAAGTACCTATTCTGTACGCTATGCCCTTGAGGTTCCTCAGGGTATGTTTAAAAGAATGAATATAAAAGAGGGAGATAAATTGACACAAGAAACAATTTATCTTTTAAAGAGAAAGATTAAATAA
- a CDS encoding ATP-dependent 6-phosphofructokinase → MKKTDFSIPSLGECKIQSPIMLSETHGDLIANYVTDNEFIRYNLEASMGEVGEPLTHADLIEKAGPRQKIYFSPNYVHAAIATCGGLCPGINDVIRAIVRCLWTRYGVRRISGIKFGYKGFISEYGFSPIQLTPEVVNGIHKTGGSFLGTSRGGGTRVTEIVDGIEQMNINMVFFIGGDGTQKGALEVSKEIERRHLKISVIGIPKTIDNDLSFIQKSFGFDTAIAKATESVAAANMEASSQINGIGLVKLMGRESGFIATHTAIACHEAHFVLIPEVRFELGGENGFLKLLEKKLVENGYALIVAAEGAGQHLMNIEEGTDASGNKKLADIGLFLKKEITDYFDKIGMHINLKYIDPSYQIRSSIAAPIDSVYCERLGNNAVHAAMSGKTRTLIGLVNNKFVHLPIEQIVSERKHVNPESSLWRDALDATGQPTTMI, encoded by the coding sequence ATGAAAAAAACGGACTTTTCCATTCCTTCATTGGGAGAATGTAAAATACAGTCTCCTATTATGCTGTCTGAAACCCACGGAGATCTGATTGCAAATTATGTAACCGATAACGAATTTATAAGATATAATTTAGAGGCCTCAATGGGTGAAGTCGGTGAGCCTCTTACTCATGCCGATCTTATCGAAAAGGCCGGGCCCCGCCAAAAGATATATTTTAGTCCTAACTATGTACATGCAGCAATTGCTACCTGCGGAGGTCTATGCCCCGGTATAAATGATGTTATAAGGGCTATAGTCCGCTGTCTTTGGACAAGATACGGAGTCCGCCGAATCAGCGGAATAAAATTCGGCTACAAGGGTTTTATTTCGGAATATGGCTTTTCCCCTATTCAATTAACTCCTGAAGTTGTAAACGGAATCCACAAAACGGGAGGCTCTTTTTTGGGTACGTCCCGAGGCGGAGGAACCAGAGTAACCGAAATAGTAGACGGAATCGAACAGATGAATATCAATATGGTCTTTTTTATCGGGGGTGACGGTACACAAAAAGGAGCTCTTGAAGTTTCAAAAGAGATTGAAAGACGTCACTTAAAGATTTCCGTAATAGGTATTCCCAAAACGATAGATAATGATCTTTCCTTTATACAAAAGTCCTTCGGCTTCGATACGGCTATTGCAAAGGCTACGGAGTCTGTGGCAGCAGCCAACATGGAAGCGAGTTCCCAGATTAACGGTATAGGCTTGGTAAAGCTCATGGGAAGAGAGTCCGGGTTTATAGCAACACATACGGCCATCGCCTGCCACGAGGCTCACTTTGTTCTTATCCCCGAAGTCCGCTTTGAATTAGGCGGAGAGAACGGCTTTTTAAAACTTTTGGAAAAAAAGCTTGTCGAAAACGGCTATGCCCTCATTGTTGCAGCCGAAGGAGCCGGCCAGCACTTAATGAATATTGAAGAAGGAACTGATGCTTCAGGAAATAAAAAGCTTGCTGATATAGGTTTGTTTTTGAAGAAAGAAATAACCGATTACTTTGATAAGATCGGAATGCACATAAACCTAAAATACATTGATCCCAGCTATCAGATTCGGTCTTCAATCGCGGCCCCCATCGACTCTGTTTATTGTGAACGATTGGGAAACAATGCGGTTCATGCTGCTATGTCAGGAAAAACCCGTACACTTATCGGGCTTGTCAACAATAAATTCGTGCACTTACCGATTGAGCAAATAGTCTCAGAAAGAAAGCATGTTAACCCTGAAAGCTCTTTGTGGCGGGATGCTTTGGATGCTACAGGTCAGCCCACAACAATGATATAA
- a CDS encoding DUF5312 family protein — protein MSSDSPEALKRRKLKDIAKNIGKTRYSKWYKSSSQEVLPQAAQFFYSIYKVVGPARPLLAGAASSKVLKNVAVENALSDKQKKLLETLSEESIIEQSKTVNAEILAEKVKKELKTFVGELDSNQTQKIDLSYQHLDAFIHFVLFDYYFLLRKFDSNFVENNFNYTPNFQAIRGEYITEDLKDFASVFYQLSIDTDWNLIFDIIKTYKNIQPVHAGQWKKLLGALNDLRRSRALEYIIQHITEDIIYTVETSPFTEKVTDTYVSQIKTSTQNVINKLIEEQRSSKVAVLISKIFGDQIISGMKNYTADANKAFTKRGLSGYSYTEELSYLKSFLIEYVKTDVRALCDLFLVRGNWGSFAGTTSDFSNSFHAIIQITSKTIEFDDKLSEVSDVGVKFRTLLSRMEREKEAGRQAAKLLNDVNETALKLINISLKHIIVIGNNFKIIIADYDKPRRELIQNWKEIEQHSERPVREWLVEAYKKIYDFTMLMQLFIKKE, from the coding sequence ATGTCCTCAGACAGTCCGGAGGCCTTAAAAAGGCGGAAGTTGAAGGATATTGCAAAAAATATAGGAAAAACCAGATACAGCAAATGGTATAAATCGAGTTCTCAAGAGGTATTACCTCAAGCAGCTCAGTTTTTTTATAGTATATATAAGGTAGTAGGCCCGGCCAGGCCCCTATTAGCCGGTGCCGCATCTTCAAAGGTACTAAAAAATGTTGCAGTCGAAAATGCTCTCTCAGATAAGCAAAAAAAGTTACTTGAAACTCTATCCGAAGAGTCAATTATCGAACAATCAAAAACCGTTAATGCCGAGATCCTTGCCGAAAAGGTAAAAAAGGAATTAAAAACCTTTGTAGGGGAGCTTGATTCCAATCAAACGCAAAAAATCGACCTAAGCTATCAACATCTTGATGCCTTTATTCACTTTGTGCTTTTTGACTACTATTTTTTACTTCGAAAATTCGATTCTAACTTTGTCGAAAATAATTTCAACTACACTCCCAACTTTCAGGCAATAAGGGGAGAATATATTACCGAAGACTTAAAAGATTTTGCCTCGGTTTTTTATCAGCTGAGTATAGATACCGATTGGAATCTTATCTTCGATATAATAAAAACCTATAAAAATATTCAGCCGGTTCATGCAGGCCAATGGAAAAAGCTTTTAGGAGCCCTAAATGACCTCCGCCGCTCACGAGCTCTCGAATATATTATTCAACATATTACAGAAGATATAATTTACACGGTTGAAACCTCTCCATTTACCGAAAAAGTAACCGATACCTATGTTTCTCAAATTAAAACATCTACCCAAAATGTGATAAACAAGCTCATCGAGGAACAAAGATCTTCAAAGGTAGCGGTTTTGATAAGTAAAATATTCGGAGATCAAATAATTTCCGGGATGAAGAACTACACTGCGGACGCCAACAAGGCTTTTACAAAAAGAGGCTTGTCGGGATATAGCTATACCGAAGAACTGAGCTATCTAAAATCCTTTTTAATAGAATATGTAAAAACGGACGTCAGGGCTCTGTGCGACTTATTTTTAGTAAGGGGTAATTGGGGCAGCTTTGCAGGCACTACATCGGACTTTTCCAATAGTTTCCATGCAATAATTCAAATAACTTCCAAAACAATAGAGTTCGATGACAAACTTTCTGAAGTTTCCGATGTAGGGGTAAAATTCCGGACCCTTCTTTCCAGAATGGAAAGAGAAAAGGAAGCCGGAAGGCAGGCCGCAAAGCTTTTAAATGATGTAAACGAAACAGCCCTTAAGCTTATAAATATTTCACTAAAACACATAATAGTAATAGGCAATAACTTTAAAATAATAATAGCCGATTATGACAAGCCTCGACGGGAATTAATCCAAAACTGGAAAGAAATTGAACAACATTCTGAAAGGCCTGTAAGGGAGTGGCTTGTCGAGGCCTACAAAAAAATCTACGACTTTACCATGCTAATGCAGCTTTTTATCAAAAAAGAATAA
- a CDS encoding PTS sugar transporter subunit IIA, translating into MEFKDALKPDSVDLKDVITPETINLHLKGTTKEAIIDELLDTLVKAGKVKDKVATKACVMDRERKMSTGMKHGIAIPHGKTDSVSDLVACIGIADNPVDFDSLDQEPARIFIMTLSPLDKTGPHLQFLAQISLLFKSAEKREELLRAASEQAVIKLLMESDEE; encoded by the coding sequence ATGGAATTTAAAGATGCATTGAAACCCGATTCTGTAGATTTAAAGGATGTCATTACTCCTGAAACCATTAATCTGCACTTAAAAGGGACTACAAAAGAAGCTATTATTGATGAGTTACTTGATACGCTTGTAAAAGCCGGAAAAGTAAAGGACAAGGTTGCTACCAAGGCTTGTGTTATGGACAGGGAACGCAAGATGTCCACAGGTATGAAGCATGGTATCGCCATACCTCATGGAAAGACTGATTCAGTAAGCGATCTCGTTGCATGTATAGGCATCGCAGATAATCCGGTAGACTTTGATTCTCTTGATCAAGAACCGGCCCGAATATTTATTATGACTCTGTCACCCCTTGATAAGACAGGTCCTCACTTGCAATTCCTTGCACAGATAAGTTTGTTATTTAAAAGTGCAGAAAAAAGGGAAGAGCTTTTAAGGGCGGCAAGTGAACAAGCTGTAATCAAGCTTTTAATGGAAAGCGACGAAGAGTAA
- a CDS encoding YfbM family protein, with product MGIRANYQFLSDENLKELKSFNAEEDEIFETAEDWNENAEILLDIDKMWDALHFLLTGVDSGKPIENDPLSEAVVGVSSLDDVEEFIAYTEKTRIADIVSALDNFDIEKALEKFSMKECKKADLYPNIWGYEEEADEIKEELIDCFQNMKKFYKQVLEVNGNVLVTIY from the coding sequence ATGGGAATAAGAGCAAATTATCAATTTTTAAGTGACGAAAACTTAAAAGAACTCAAATCTTTTAATGCAGAAGAAGATGAAATCTTTGAGACTGCAGAAGATTGGAATGAAAATGCAGAGATATTACTCGATATAGATAAGATGTGGGATGCACTTCATTTTCTGCTTACCGGAGTGGATAGCGGCAAGCCGATAGAAAATGACCCTCTTAGTGAAGCGGTCGTTGGTGTATCTTCTCTTGATGATGTAGAAGAGTTTATAGCTTATACAGAAAAAACCAGAATTGCTGATATTGTTTCAGCTCTCGATAATTTTGATATAGAAAAAGCTTTAGAAAAATTCAGTATGAAAGAATGCAAAAAAGCGGATTTATATCCGAACATCTGGGGCTATGAAGAAGAGGCTGATGAAATAAAAGAGGAATTAATCGACTGCTTTCAAAATATGAAAAAGTTTTATAAGCAAGTGCTCGAAGTTAACGGCAATGTATTAGTTACTATTTATTAA
- a CDS encoding ATP-binding protein: MIIKRKQYLDQLIKKKDNGRIKIITGIRRCGKSYLLFELYKNYLLKNGISKKQIIEMALDDIENIQYRDPFKLNDYIKSKIDNNKQYYIFIDEIQFSKSVKNPHIDDEEEKITFVDTLLSLMKRKNLDIYVTGSNSKMLSKDILTQFRDRGDEIHMYPLSFAEMSSCYENKDKAWEDYVLCGGMPFILELETFEEKSNYLKNLFEETYIKDIIERNQIKNSEEIVEVLLDFVSSAVGSLTNPLKLSNRFASEKKMNISNNTISKYLSYFEEAYILYAAKRYDIKGAKYFSTPLKYYFADIGLRNARLNFRQVEKTHIMENIIYNDLLRRGFNVDVGVVEYFPNVNGKTTRVQLEVDFVINRGNLRCYIQSAFAINSEEKKEQERNSLKRIDDSFKKIIIVKDNIVPRYDEYGIYYIGIRDFLLMEDFLKA, translated from the coding sequence ATGATTATAAAAAGAAAACAATATCTGGATCAACTTATTAAGAAAAAGGATAATGGAAGAATTAAGATAATTACAGGGATACGGCGATGCGGCAAATCATATTTGTTGTTTGAGCTATACAAAAATTATTTATTGAAAAACGGCATATCTAAAAAACAAATTATTGAAATGGCACTTGATGATATTGAAAACATTCAGTATAGAGATCCATTTAAGCTCAATGACTATATCAAGAGTAAAATCGATAATAATAAACAGTATTATATTTTTATTGACGAGATACAATTTTCAAAATCGGTAAAAAATCCGCATATCGATGACGAAGAAGAAAAAATTACTTTTGTTGATACATTACTTTCTCTGATGAAACGGAAAAATCTTGATATATATGTTACCGGCAGTAATTCAAAAATGCTTTCTAAAGATATTCTAACACAATTTAGAGATAGGGGAGATGAAATTCATATGTATCCTTTATCCTTTGCTGAAATGAGCAGCTGTTATGAAAATAAAGATAAAGCGTGGGAAGATTATGTACTCTGTGGCGGGATGCCGTTTATACTTGAACTTGAAACATTTGAAGAAAAAAGCAACTATTTAAAAAACCTATTTGAAGAAACCTATATTAAAGATATTATCGAACGAAATCAGATAAAAAATAGCGAAGAAATCGTAGAAGTTTTACTTGATTTTGTATCTTCAGCAGTAGGCTCCCTTACAAATCCCCTTAAATTATCAAATAGATTTGCTTCTGAAAAGAAGATGAATATATCTAATAATACCATTTCAAAATATTTATCTTATTTTGAAGAAGCATATATTTTGTATGCTGCTAAGCGATATGATATTAAGGGAGCAAAATACTTTTCTACGCCGCTTAAATACTATTTTGCTGATATTGGATTGAGAAATGCCAGACTCAATTTTAGGCAAGTTGAGAAAACACACATTATGGAAAATATCATTTATAATGATTTATTACGGCGAGGATTTAATGTAGATGTGGGAGTAGTGGAATATTTTCCAAATGTAAATGGAAAAACAACAAGAGTACAGTTAGAAGTTGATTTTGTTATCAACCGAGGAAATCTTAGATGTTATATTCAATCAGCCTTTGCTATCAATAGTGAGGAGAAAAAAGAACAAGAAAGAAACTCTCTAAAAAGAATTGATGACTCCTTTAAAAAAATAATCATTGTTAAAGATAATATAGTGCCGAGATACGATGAATATGGAATTTACTACATCGGAATTAGGGACTTTTTATTGATGGAAGATTTTCTTAAAGCATAG